GCGTCCGGCTACCTCGGCGGGTGGGTCGACCTGGTGATCCAGCGGATCGCCGACATCATGCTGGCGTTCAACCCGTTCCTGCTCGCGCTCGCCCTGGTCGCGGTGCTCGGCGTCGGCCTCCGGAGCGTGATCATCGCGGCCGGGCTCGGCGTGATGCCGCAGTTCATCCGGCTGGCGCGGGGCCTCGCCCTCTCGTTACGCGAGGAGGTCTACGTCGAGGCGGCGGAGGCGTTCGGCGCGAGCCGGCTGATGATCCTGCGGCGCCACCTGTTGCGCAACGCGCTGACACCGATCATCGTGTACGCCACGCTGAACATCGGGCTGACGATCCTGGTGGCGGCCGGGCTCGGTTTCCTCGGGCTCGGCGTCCAGCCCCCGGTCCCGGAGTGGGGGACGATGCTCGGCGAGGGACGCGAGTACATCTTCCACGCGGCCTACACGTCGACCTTCCCAGGACTCGCCATCTTCCTCGTCGTCCTCGGCTTCAACCTCGCCGGCGACGGCCTCCGGGACGCCCTCGACCCGAACCTGCGAGCCTGACCGGACCTGAAGGGAGCGGAGCCGTGGCAGAGCCGGTGCTGTCCATCCGGGACCTCTCGGTGAGCTTCCGTACCGGCTCGGGCGTCGTGCGGGCGGTCGACAAGGTGAGCTACGACGTGTACCCGGGCGAGACGCTCGGGGTGGTCGGCGAGTCCGGTTCCGGCAAGAGCGTGACGGTGATGTCCCTGCTGCGACTCCTCGCCGAGACACGCCGGCTCGAGACGTCGGGTGAGGCGCTCTTCGACGGCAGGGACCTGCTGCGCCTCTCGAAGAAGGAGCTGCGCACGATCCGCGGCAGGCAGATCGCGTTCGTGCCGCAGGATCCGATGACCTGCCTCGACCCGGTGTTCAAGGTGGGCGAGCAGGTGGGCGAGGCCGTCCAGGCGCACAACCCCGGCGTGCGTGGCGGGGCGCTGCGGCGCCGGGCGATCGAGCTGCTCGAGCTGGTGGGCATCCCCCAGCCCCAGCGCCGGTACGCCCAGTACCCGCACGAGTACTCCGGCGGCATGCGGCAGCGTGCGATGATCGCCATGGCCATGGCGAACCGTCCCGCGCTGCTCATCGCGGACGAGCCCACGACCGCGCTCGACGTGACCATCCAGGCGCAGATCCTCGAGGTGCTCAAGACCGCGCAGCGGGAGACCGAGGCCGGTGTCGTCCTGATCACCCACGACCTCGGGCTGATCGCCGAGATGGCCGACCGGGTCGTCGTGATGTACGCCGGCCACGTCGTGGAGACCGGCGACGTCGACACCATCTTCACGAAGCCACGCCACCCGTACACGCTGGGCCTGATGAGGAGCCTGCCGCAGGTCGGGGCGAACGAGAAGTGGCTCAAGCCGATCCCGGGCAGCCCGCCCAACCTGGCGCACGTACCGAGCGGCTGCCCGTTCCACCCGCGCTGCCTCCTGACCCGTGACCGGGAGGCCTGCCGCACCGAGCTGCCCGTCCTCGAGCCGGTGGACTCCGGCCGGCACGAGGCCGCCTGCCACTTCAAGGACGAGCTGTCGACCGAGGCCGCTCGCATCCTCGCGACCGCGGAGCAGATCAGGTGAGCGGGCGGGGAGGCCGGCGCGAGTACGGTGAGCGGGCGGCGAAGGGGGAGTCCATCCTGCGGGTGCGGGAGCTCGTCAAGCACTTCCCCCTCACGAGCGGTCTGCTGCGGCGGCAGATCGGCG
This DNA window, taken from Streptosporangiales bacterium, encodes the following:
- a CDS encoding ABC transporter permease subunit, whose protein sequence is MADQVVEQQPAEDVAPGARPSLGALRALTRNRAALAGVAILVVFAVLAVTAPLLTPYDPTRQVLASAFQGPSWSHPLGTDGLGRDILARIMYGGRYTLMIGVLSVSIATGVGVPLGLASGYLGGWVDLVIQRIADIMLAFNPFLLALALVAVLGVGLRSVIIAAGLGVMPQFIRLARGLALSLREEVYVEAAEAFGASRLMILRRHLLRNALTPIIVYATLNIGLTILVAAGLGFLGLGVQPPVPEWGTMLGEGREYIFHAAYTSTFPGLAIFLVVLGFNLAGDGLRDALDPNLRA
- a CDS encoding ATP-binding cassette domain-containing protein, producing the protein MAEPVLSIRDLSVSFRTGSGVVRAVDKVSYDVYPGETLGVVGESGSGKSVTVMSLLRLLAETRRLETSGEALFDGRDLLRLSKKELRTIRGRQIAFVPQDPMTCLDPVFKVGEQVGEAVQAHNPGVRGGALRRRAIELLELVGIPQPQRRYAQYPHEYSGGMRQRAMIAMAMANRPALLIADEPTTALDVTIQAQILEVLKTAQRETEAGVVLITHDLGLIAEMADRVVVMYAGHVVETGDVDTIFTKPRHPYTLGLMRSLPQVGANEKWLKPIPGSPPNLAHVPSGCPFHPRCLLTRDREACRTELPVLEPVDSGRHEAACHFKDELSTEAARILATAEQIR